Proteins from a single region of Rhipicephalus sanguineus isolate Rsan-2018 chromosome 5, BIME_Rsan_1.4, whole genome shotgun sequence:
- the LOC119393727 gene encoding cholinesterase 1, producing the protein MRLHSGRIRTAMNRIPAVTLLVVTLVSIASSHVVNTTCGLVRGVPISVRDKTVFGFLGIPYAKPPIDELRFRKPLPALPWDDVLDATTMPYSCMQPENVFLSAGFEDESRHSEDCLYLNVWTPRTDSPSRPVMVWLHGGAFIMGSASHSYNNGSVIAALGDVVVVAMNYRLGAFGFLTADTEDAPGNMALHDQLLALRWVRHNIRNFGGDPDQVTLFGVSAGAISANMHLLSPLSRGLFKRAILQSGSLYSATFMSTMEEAIRVSNDFASTLGCASSIDEDMLSHPAIVVNCLRSKSADEILRAHIAFSRGKIISMRPVHGDEFMPKSHLLQIERGQIQGGEVLIGTNADEGSLFLFLGFPHLYPLKTTQSVSREDTEKVARILLHALHSPVPDDVFDVYLDAQEKAAALSEDDLLRRRLIDIVGDLFFVCPSVHFAHTYTRHGNRVFYYSFEHRTKSSIWGHWMGVPHSDEVQYVFGMPVRLPEHYTDQEARFAERIVDMWVSFAKTGNPSTQDVRWDEFQKNNGTYLSLRPQRYTTGSQLRRDRCQYWKRHLKYPPLDSAGARALENYPGKVMWLVDNVVSTISKFWTRVKSYSKKFL; encoded by the exons ATGCGGCTACATTCAGGAAGGATACGAACAG cAATGAACAGGATTCCTGCAGTGACGCTCCTGGTCGTGACCCTCGTCTCGATAGCGTCATCTCACGTAGTCAACACCACTTGCGGTTTGGTGCGCGGCGTTCCAATTTCCGTGAGAGACAAAACGGTGTTCGGTTTTCTCGGCATCCCGTACGCAAAGCCACCGATTGACGAACTCCGATTTCGAAAGCCCCTGCCCGCTTTGCCATGGGACGATGTGTTGGACGCGACGACGATGCCTTACTCCTGCATGCAACCTGAGAACGTCTTTCTCAGCGCCGGCTTCGAAGACGAGAGCCGGCACAGCGAAGACTGCCTCTATCTCAACGTGTGGACTCCAAGAACCGACTCCCCTAGCAGGCCCGTCATGGTGTGGCTGCACGGCGGTGCATTCATCATGGGATCGGCCAGCCACAGTTACAACAACGGCTCCGTGATCGCCGCCCTCGGCGACGTGGTAGTGGTCGCGATGAACTACCGGCTCGGCGCGTTCGGTTTCCTCACCGCGGACACGGAGGATGCCCCTGGAAACATGGCGCTTCACGACCAGCTGCTCGCGTTAAGATGGGTGCGCCACAACATCCGAAATTTCGGCGGCGATCCTGACCAAGTGACCCTATTCGGTGTCAGCGCCGGAGCCATCTCGGCCAACATGCACCTCCTGTCACCTCTAAGCCGCGGTCTGTTCAAGCGTGCCATCCTGCAGAGCGGGAGCCTCTACTCTGCCACCTTCATGAGCACCATGGAAGAAGCCATCAGGGTATCGAACGACTTTGCAAGCACCCTCGGATGCGCGAGTAGCATCGACGAAGACATGCTGTCTCACCCGGCCATAGTCGTGAACTGCCTGCGTTCCAAGAGCGCCGACGAGATCCTGCGCGCGCACATAGCCTTCTCGCGGGGCAAGATCATCAGCATGAGGCCCGTTCACGGGGACGAGTTCATGCCGAAATCTCACCTGCTGCAGATCGAACGGGGTCAAATCCAGGGAGGCGAAGTGCTGATCGGAACCAACGCGGACGAAGGCTCGCTCTTCCTCTTCCTCGGCTTCCCGCACCTCTACCCTCTCAAGACGACGCAAAGCGTGTCGCGCGAAGACACGGAGAAAGTGGCGCGCATCTTGCTGCACGCTCTGCACTCGCCCGTGCCGGACGATGTGTTCGATGTGTACTTAGACGCCCAAGAGAAGGCGGCCGCACTTAGCGAGGACGATCTCCTGCGTCGGCGGCTAATTGACATCGTGGGTGACCTGTTCTTCGTCTGTCCCTCGGTGCACTTTGCGCACACGTACACGAGGCACGGCAACCGCGTGTTCTACTACTCCTTCGAGCACCGCACCAAGTCCAGCATCTGGGGCCACTGGATGGGCGTTCCGCACAGCGATGAAGTGCAGTACGTCTTCGGCATGCCCGTCAGGCTTCCCGAGCACTACACGGACCAGGAGGCGCGATTTGCGGAGCGCATAGTGGACATGTGGGTCAGCTTCGCCAAGACGGG AAACCCAAGCACTCAAGACGTTCGCTGGGACGAGTTTCAAAAGAACAACGGCACCTATCTGTCGCTGCGGCCTCAGCGATACACGACGGGCTCCCAGCTCCGTCGAGACCGGTGCCAGTACTGGAAACGGCACTTGAAGTACCCGCCGCTCGACTCCGCCGGTGCGCGAGCTCTCGAGAACTATCCAGGTAAAGTGATGTGGCTCGTCGACAACGTCGTGTCGACAATCAGCAAGTTCTGGACGAGGGTGAAGTCGTACAGCAAGAAGTTCCTATGA